Proteins encoded in a region of the Pseudomonas denitrificans (nom. rej.) genome:
- a CDS encoding phage major tail tube protein: MALPKKLKHMNLFNDGNSHAGVAKTVTLPKLGRKMEQFRAAGMDGPVKVDMGHSDDGLQLEYTLGGWDLIALRQYGAVRADGVMVRFAGSVQDDSTGTVSAVEIVTRGRHEEIDFGEATPGEDTEHKITTALTYYKLTVDGDTIVEIDLLNMIFIVDGEDLLAAHRKAIGL; this comes from the coding sequence ATGGCACTGCCCAAGAAGCTCAAGCACATGAACCTGTTCAACGACGGCAACAGCCACGCCGGCGTGGCCAAGACCGTCACCCTGCCGAAGCTCGGCCGCAAGATGGAGCAGTTCCGCGCCGCCGGCATGGATGGCCCGGTAAAGGTCGACATGGGCCACAGCGATGACGGCCTGCAGCTGGAATACACCCTTGGCGGCTGGGACCTGATCGCCCTGCGCCAGTACGGCGCCGTTCGCGCGGATGGCGTGATGGTGCGTTTCGCTGGCTCCGTCCAGGACGACAGCACCGGCACCGTCAGCGCCGTCGAAATCGTTACCCGCGGACGCCATGAAGAAATCGACTTCGGCGAGGCCACCCCGGGCGAGGACACCGAACACAAGATCACCACCGCGCTGACCTACTACAAGCTCACCGTGGACGGCGACACCATCGTCGAAATCGACCTGCTCAACATGATCTTCATCGTGGACGGCGAGGACCTGCTCGCGGCCCACCGCAAGGCCATCGGCCTCTGA
- a CDS encoding phage tail assembly protein — protein sequence MERTEETTQVANPTEAVVTLDKPFTRGNNTIDSLTLRKPASGELRGVSLLDLMQMDVQALSKVLPRISQPTLTAHEVSTMDPADLLACGVAVSGFLLQKSAKEASLVA from the coding sequence ATGGAACGCACCGAAGAAACCACCCAGGTCGCCAACCCCACCGAGGCGGTCGTCACCCTCGACAAGCCGTTCACCCGCGGCAACAACACCATCGACTCCCTGACCCTGCGCAAGCCGGCCAGCGGCGAGCTGCGCGGCGTCTCCCTGCTCGATCTCATGCAGATGGACGTGCAGGCGCTGAGCAAGGTGCTCCCGCGCATCAGCCAGCCCACCCTGACGGCCCACGAGGTCAGCACCATGGACCCGGCCGACTTGCTGGCCTGTGGCGTCGCGGTATCCGGTTTTTTGCTGCAGAAGTCGGCGAAGGAGGCATCCCTCGTTGCGTAG
- a CDS encoding GpE family phage tail protein, which translates to MADLALVFHWAPADMESLGLSELIEWRERARTRWEQGNGQ; encoded by the coding sequence ATGGCGGACCTCGCCCTGGTATTTCACTGGGCACCAGCGGACATGGAATCGCTGGGCCTTTCTGAGCTGATCGAATGGCGGGAGCGGGCCAGAACGCGCTGGGAGCAAGGCAATGGCCAATAA
- a CDS encoding phage tail tape measure protein, translating to MANNLKLEVILQAIDRATAPIRAVTNSSTGLGRALKASRDQLKALQAQQKDISSLRTQREAVRQTSEKLAGAQQRLRGLREELQGMDAPSAKFQKSFAAAAAQVDKLKAKHGEQRAELQRLVGQMGKAGVSTNNLGLRESELSQRIKQANQAIGIQEAKLKRLAVQQRRAAAAKETFEKSQALAGSMAANGAGAAAAGAAMGMPVLSLVKDYVSFEDAMLGVAKQVDGARDDNGQLTATYYEMGAAIKAMAEHIPMATTEIAALVEGGARMGIQGKDNLLAFAATAANAATAFELPADEIGENLARIAGLYKLPIKDISQLGDAINYLDDNAQSKGGDIIDVLQRAAGSAATAGMSYKDAAALGSTFLSLGATAEVAGTATNAMIRELSNASIQPKRFQQGLKALGLEAQSVQKAMSTDATGTILKVLDAINKLPKDQQSTVTTQLFLKEHGKDAAKLANNIGEYRRQLQLANGEAAKGSMQREADIRAESISARWQMLQNKLFNTNSGAGSNLRSTIISLIDSFGNLLTRIDGWIKDNPVLTGQILKIVGGVAALAAGFGAVTLAMASFLGRLPWSGTA from the coding sequence ATGGCCAATAACCTGAAGCTCGAAGTCATCCTTCAGGCCATCGACCGCGCCACAGCCCCCATCCGTGCCGTCACCAACAGCAGCACCGGGCTGGGCCGCGCCCTCAAGGCTTCGCGCGACCAGCTCAAGGCCCTGCAGGCGCAGCAGAAGGACATCAGCAGCCTGCGCACCCAGCGTGAGGCAGTCCGCCAGACCTCCGAGAAGCTCGCCGGCGCCCAGCAGCGCCTGCGCGGGCTGCGCGAGGAACTCCAGGGCATGGACGCCCCATCGGCGAAGTTCCAGAAGTCGTTCGCCGCGGCCGCCGCCCAGGTCGACAAGCTCAAGGCCAAACACGGCGAGCAGCGCGCCGAGCTGCAGCGCCTGGTGGGGCAGATGGGCAAGGCCGGTGTCAGCACCAACAACCTCGGCTTGCGCGAGAGCGAGCTTAGCCAGCGCATCAAACAGGCCAACCAGGCCATCGGCATCCAGGAGGCCAAGCTCAAGCGCCTCGCCGTCCAACAACGGCGCGCCGCTGCCGCCAAAGAGACCTTCGAGAAGTCCCAGGCACTGGCCGGGAGCATGGCCGCCAACGGCGCCGGCGCTGCAGCGGCAGGCGCAGCTATGGGAATGCCAGTGCTCAGCCTGGTGAAGGACTACGTCAGCTTCGAAGACGCCATGCTCGGCGTGGCCAAGCAGGTGGACGGAGCGCGAGACGACAACGGCCAACTCACTGCGACCTATTACGAGATGGGCGCCGCCATCAAGGCCATGGCCGAGCACATTCCCATGGCCACAACCGAAATCGCCGCCCTGGTCGAAGGCGGCGCGCGCATGGGAATCCAGGGCAAGGACAACCTACTCGCTTTCGCTGCAACAGCCGCTAACGCTGCGACCGCCTTCGAACTGCCAGCCGACGAGATCGGCGAGAACCTCGCGCGAATCGCGGGGCTGTACAAGCTACCCATCAAGGACATCAGCCAACTGGGCGATGCGATCAACTACCTGGACGACAATGCGCAGTCCAAGGGCGGCGATATCATCGACGTCCTGCAACGTGCAGCAGGTTCGGCAGCTACTGCGGGTATGAGCTACAAAGACGCAGCTGCACTCGGCTCAACCTTCTTGAGTCTTGGCGCCACCGCCGAGGTAGCCGGTACGGCCACCAACGCGATGATCCGCGAACTGTCCAACGCCTCCATCCAGCCGAAGCGATTCCAACAGGGATTGAAGGCGCTGGGCCTTGAGGCGCAGTCCGTGCAAAAGGCGATGTCGACGGATGCCACCGGAACCATCCTCAAGGTCCTCGATGCCATCAATAAGCTCCCGAAGGACCAACAGTCGACCGTCACCACGCAACTCTTCCTGAAGGAGCACGGCAAGGACGCGGCAAAACTAGCCAACAACATCGGCGAGTACCGCCGCCAGCTCCAGCTGGCCAATGGGGAAGCTGCCAAAGGCTCCATGCAGCGAGAGGCTGACATTCGCGCAGAGTCGATATCCGCGCGCTGGCAAATGCTGCAAAACAAGCTGTTCAACACCAACTCCGGCGCCGGCTCGAACCTGCGAAGCACCATCATCAGCCTGATCGATAGCTTCGGGAATCTACTTACGCGCATAGACGGGTGGATCAAGGACAACCCCGTACTGACCGGCCAGATACTCAAGATCGTTGGCGGCGTAGCAGCCCTTGCCGCCGGCTTCGGCGCCGTCACTCTGGCCATGGCCAGCTTCCTGGGCCGTTTGCCATGGTCCGGTACGGCCTGA
- a CDS encoding phage late control D family protein, which translates to MSLIDLADSYLGSATASFREANNYPRPICRVVVNGSDITGTVVERLVSIDLTDNRGIEADQLEITLSDHDGLLAIPPRGATVQLSLGWSDTGLVEKGSYTVDETEHSGAPDVLSIRGRSVDLRGELKKKRERSWSTTTLGAVVQAIASAHGLTAVISAALGAIELMHLDQANESDANLLARLGGEHDAIATVKAGRLLFMPTGKSTTASGQALPHVVLTRQDGDQHRYLEADRDAYTGVKAYYYEINSAEKKEAIAGGGENIKELRHTYADQESAIRAARSEWKKLQRGTATLSYTLAKGRPELLPDQTYTLAGIKAEIAAIVWLGGNLRHSFTPESFTTSLDLESKLPDSDDVADLAEETSNYTGILAWYRDEKTGKQHTITAGDQTRPRRLHHLYASKTTAKRAVDREWKRLQAKNAAAK; encoded by the coding sequence GTGAGCCTTATCGACCTGGCCGACAGCTACCTTGGCAGCGCGACCGCCAGCTTCCGCGAGGCGAACAACTACCCCCGCCCCATCTGCCGCGTCGTGGTGAATGGCAGCGACATCACAGGCACCGTCGTCGAGCGCCTGGTCAGCATCGACCTGACGGACAACCGGGGCATCGAAGCGGACCAGCTGGAAATCACCCTCAGCGACCACGACGGCCTGCTCGCCATCCCACCCCGCGGCGCCACTGTGCAACTGTCGCTGGGCTGGAGCGACACGGGGCTCGTCGAAAAGGGTAGCTACACCGTCGACGAAACCGAGCACAGCGGCGCGCCGGACGTGCTCAGCATCCGCGGCCGCAGCGTGGACCTGCGCGGCGAGCTGAAGAAGAAGCGCGAGCGCAGCTGGAGCACCACGACCCTGGGCGCCGTGGTGCAGGCCATTGCATCCGCTCACGGCCTCACCGCCGTCATCAGCGCCGCCCTGGGCGCCATCGAGCTGATGCACCTGGACCAGGCCAACGAGTCCGACGCCAACCTACTCGCCCGCCTCGGCGGCGAGCACGACGCCATCGCCACGGTGAAGGCCGGCCGGCTGCTGTTCATGCCCACCGGCAAGAGCACCACCGCCAGTGGCCAGGCCCTGCCGCATGTGGTGCTGACCCGCCAGGATGGCGACCAGCACCGCTACCTGGAAGCCGACCGCGACGCCTATACCGGCGTGAAGGCGTACTACTACGAGATCAACAGCGCCGAGAAGAAAGAGGCCATCGCCGGCGGCGGCGAGAACATCAAGGAACTGCGCCACACCTACGCCGACCAAGAGAGCGCCATTCGCGCCGCGCGTTCCGAGTGGAAGAAGCTGCAACGCGGAACTGCAACCCTCTCCTACACGCTCGCGAAGGGTCGGCCGGAGCTGCTGCCGGACCAGACCTACACCCTCGCCGGGATCAAGGCCGAAATCGCTGCCATCGTCTGGCTGGGCGGCAACCTGCGCCACTCATTCACGCCGGAGAGCTTCACTACCAGCCTCGACCTGGAGTCGAAGCTTCCTGATAGCGACGACGTCGCCGACCTGGCCGAAGAGACTTCGAACTACACCGGCATCCTAGCCTGGTACCGCGACGAGAAGACCGGCAAGCAGCACACCATCACCGCCGGCGACCAGACCCGGCCACGGCGCCTACACCACCTGTATGCCAGCAAGACAACGGCGAAACGAGCAGTGGACCGGGAATGGAAGCGACTGCAGGCGAAAAACGCAGCCGCCAAGTAG
- a CDS encoding helix-turn-helix domain-containing protein: protein MGIGERLKEERERLGFIQTDFAALAGASKNSQYNYEKGERCPDAAYLAAVAAVGVDVLYVVTGTRTPLPSASLTAEEGLVLEQYRSLPDQDRAAVSRLTSALSQTKDPR from the coding sequence GTGGGAATAGGCGAGCGCCTGAAAGAAGAGCGGGAGCGTTTGGGGTTCATCCAGACGGACTTCGCAGCCTTGGCTGGGGCCTCAAAAAACTCCCAGTACAACTACGAAAAAGGCGAGCGCTGCCCTGATGCGGCGTATCTGGCAGCCGTTGCTGCGGTCGGTGTTGATGTGCTGTACGTCGTCACGGGTACGCGCACGCCGCTCCCTTCTGCCTCGCTGACTGCTGAAGAGGGCTTAGTCCTTGAGCAGTACAGGTCGCTACCCGATCAGGATCGAGCAGCTGTTAGCCGATTGACCTCGGCGCTGTCGCAAACGAAGGATCCTCGCTGA
- a CDS encoding DNA-binding protein produces MPNAYPTEQACAAARKRITNQGLSVREWAERHDLDESTVYAVINRQKKCLRGKAHRAAVLLGIKEGTVEQ; encoded by the coding sequence ATGCCGAACGCCTACCCCACGGAGCAAGCCTGCGCGGCTGCCCGAAAACGCATCACAAACCAGGGCCTGTCCGTCCGGGAATGGGCCGAGAGGCATGACCTGGACGAGAGCACCGTCTACGCGGTCATCAACAGGCAGAAGAAGTGCCTACGCGGCAAAGCCCATCGCGCTGCCGTTCTGCTCGGCATCAAGGAAGGCACGGTCGAACAGTAG
- a CDS encoding YmfL family putative regulatory protein, with the protein MKRQILDSRRKAVMAAVGAFPGGRECAAAHLGLEAKRFDNQLYENPGHRPLTDEQVRQLERVSGTSFLADYIASLYDGVFAPMPEDGPLDNLDLYERSLAADVAEGKVDQIIARALKDGVIDEAEIAEIIAAHRVHLAARHAEVGAVITLHRKNPGRQEQQ; encoded by the coding sequence ATGAAACGCCAGATTCTTGATAGCCGCCGCAAGGCCGTGATGGCCGCCGTAGGGGCCTTCCCTGGCGGACGCGAGTGCGCAGCGGCGCACCTTGGCCTGGAAGCGAAGCGCTTCGACAACCAGCTCTACGAGAACCCGGGCCATCGCCCGCTGACCGACGAGCAGGTCCGCCAGCTGGAGCGCGTGAGCGGTACCAGCTTTCTGGCTGACTACATCGCATCCCTCTACGACGGCGTGTTTGCACCGATGCCTGAAGACGGCCCACTCGACAACCTCGACCTCTACGAACGCTCTCTCGCCGCTGACGTGGCCGAGGGCAAGGTCGACCAGATCATTGCCAGGGCGCTGAAAGACGGCGTTATCGACGAGGCGGAAATCGCCGAAATCATCGCCGCCCATCGCGTACACCTGGCCGCCCGGCACGCAGAGGTCGGCGCCGTGATCACGCTGCACCGGAAAAATCCGGGCAGGCAGGAACAGCAGTAA
- a CDS encoding ogr/Delta-like zinc finger family protein, translating to MSSYKLVCPHCAAAMRIRTSKGQHIFLRVAYLQCTNEACGWAVRAEFEMTHEMSPSGMPNPSVRLPVATTALRREAMRKQGDTQLDLLEASA from the coding sequence ATGAGCAGCTACAAACTGGTTTGCCCGCACTGCGCTGCAGCGATGCGGATTCGCACAAGCAAGGGGCAACACATCTTCCTGCGGGTGGCCTACCTGCAATGCACCAACGAGGCCTGCGGCTGGGCGGTGCGCGCTGAATTCGAGATGACCCATGAAATGAGCCCCTCCGGCATGCCGAATCCTTCGGTGCGCCTGCCGGTGGCGACCACGGCCCTGCGCCGCGAAGCCATGCGCAAGCAGGGCGACACCCAGCTCGATCTACTGGAGGCCTCCGCATGA
- a CDS encoding toprim domain-containing protein: MQETLRAKVLPKLEADFGLKHMSGTNYMRKGKCPAHSCGKNTLYTFHDSPWMLVCGRPEKCNHRVHIKDIYPELFNDWSDQAPATADNPTATARAYLEFARGFRLELIEGWFTQENYWDSKLKFGSATVRFPLDKGGYWERLIDRPERFGKQKARFKHGESYKGVWWCPPSLNLVEVDELWIVEGIFDAIALMHNDRAAVSMMSSAPFPAESLKALKKRCLDEDKRLPRLIWALDNEPVAKANARRWAKEAREMGFKCEAAVIPQRGTKKVDWNDLHQRWTFIEGDDERAKRIELDLDEARHEGALLLAETAEEKGLLMYMWDERKEFHFSFRSRLYWFKLDVEAYDRAITDLEDSERAEDKQLNDKQRREKALRRSGSVVRIGNCYFQALYFMRNEQTDEAWYYFRVERPEAPTIKATFTSAQISASAEFRKRLLNVCNGAMFTGTPQQLERMLEPQLDRLKSVHTIDWIGYTREHGVYVFNDLAIAGGKVYRLNEEDFFDVDRLSIKSQSQSPVLHINPDLATYNEGWFEMFWKCFNVRGLVVLAWWLGALYVEQIRQIHKSFLFLELIGEPGSGKTTLVELFWKLVGRVEYEGFDPSKATAASRARNFAQVGNLPVVLIESEREQKEGAPVKHFDWDELKTAYNGRSVRSTGVKNNGNDTREPPFRGALMIAQNNAVNASEPILQRLGHVNLTREHQTPESKLLAEQLERMPVEQLSGFLVKALQPESKVMATIDERTSGYEQELLAMPGIRTVRIAKNHAQLRSLVDCLQLVVPLSDERAQLVHAEVSRMALERQQAINADHPLVREFWDLFEFLNGPLGELTGQLNHSRKKEFVAVNLNEFIEMAANKRQQLPILSELKRVLKTSKSPKFIESNKAINSVRQTDAFDKPRTVRCWLFQLV, translated from the coding sequence ATGCAAGAAACACTACGGGCGAAGGTCCTGCCAAAGCTGGAAGCCGACTTCGGCCTCAAGCACATGAGCGGCACCAACTACATGCGCAAGGGCAAATGCCCGGCGCACAGCTGCGGCAAGAACACGCTGTACACCTTCCACGACTCGCCCTGGATGCTCGTTTGCGGCCGGCCGGAGAAGTGCAACCACCGCGTCCACATCAAAGACATTTACCCCGAGCTGTTCAACGACTGGAGCGACCAGGCGCCGGCCACCGCCGACAATCCGACCGCCACCGCTCGCGCTTACCTGGAGTTCGCCCGCGGCTTCCGCCTGGAGCTGATCGAAGGGTGGTTCACCCAGGAAAACTACTGGGACAGCAAGCTCAAGTTCGGCAGTGCCACCGTGCGCTTCCCGCTCGACAAGGGCGGCTACTGGGAGCGACTGATCGACCGCCCCGAGCGCTTCGGCAAGCAGAAGGCGCGCTTCAAGCATGGCGAGAGTTACAAGGGCGTCTGGTGGTGCCCCCCGTCACTCAACCTGGTCGAGGTCGACGAGCTGTGGATCGTCGAGGGCATCTTTGACGCCATCGCCCTCATGCACAACGACCGCGCCGCCGTGTCGATGATGTCCAGCGCGCCCTTCCCGGCCGAGTCCCTCAAGGCCCTGAAGAAGCGTTGCCTGGACGAGGACAAGCGCCTGCCGCGGCTGATCTGGGCGCTGGACAACGAGCCGGTCGCCAAGGCCAACGCCCGCCGCTGGGCGAAGGAAGCCCGCGAGATGGGCTTCAAGTGCGAGGCAGCGGTCATCCCGCAGCGCGGCACGAAAAAGGTCGACTGGAACGACCTGCACCAGCGCTGGACCTTCATTGAAGGTGACGACGAGCGCGCCAAGCGCATCGAGCTGGACCTCGACGAAGCCCGCCACGAAGGCGCCTTGCTGCTGGCCGAGACGGCCGAGGAAAAGGGCCTGCTGATGTACATGTGGGACGAGCGCAAGGAGTTCCACTTCTCGTTCCGCTCCCGCCTGTACTGGTTCAAGCTCGACGTGGAAGCCTACGACCGCGCCATCACCGACCTGGAAGACTCCGAGCGTGCCGAGGACAAGCAGCTCAACGACAAGCAGCGCCGTGAGAAGGCACTGCGCCGGTCGGGCTCCGTCGTGCGTATCGGCAACTGCTACTTCCAGGCGCTGTACTTCATGCGCAATGAGCAGACCGACGAGGCCTGGTACTACTTCCGAGTCGAGCGCCCCGAGGCGCCGACTATCAAGGCGACCTTTACCTCTGCCCAGATTTCCGCCTCGGCCGAGTTCCGCAAGCGCCTGCTCAACGTCTGCAACGGTGCGATGTTCACCGGCACACCGCAGCAGCTGGAGCGCATGCTTGAGCCGCAGCTCGACCGCCTCAAGTCCGTCCACACCATCGACTGGATCGGCTACACCCGCGAGCACGGCGTCTACGTCTTCAACGACTTGGCCATCGCCGGCGGCAAGGTCTACAGGCTCAACGAGGAAGACTTCTTCGACGTCGACCGCCTGAGCATCAAGAGCCAGAGCCAGTCCCCGGTACTGCACATCAACCCAGACCTCGCCACCTACAACGAAGGCTGGTTCGAAATGTTCTGGAAGTGCTTCAACGTGCGTGGGCTGGTCGTGCTCGCGTGGTGGCTCGGCGCGCTGTACGTCGAGCAAATCCGCCAGATTCACAAGTCGTTCCTGTTCCTGGAGCTGATCGGCGAGCCGGGCTCGGGCAAGACCACTCTCGTCGAGTTGTTCTGGAAGCTGGTGGGCCGCGTCGAGTACGAGGGTTTCGACCCGTCCAAGGCCACCGCTGCCAGCCGTGCGCGCAACTTCGCCCAGGTCGGCAACCTGCCGGTCGTGCTGATCGAGTCCGAGCGCGAGCAGAAGGAAGGCGCGCCGGTGAAGCACTTCGACTGGGATGAACTCAAGACCGCCTACAACGGCCGCAGCGTCCGCTCGACCGGCGTGAAGAACAACGGCAACGACACCCGCGAACCGCCGTTCCGCGGCGCGCTGATGATTGCCCAGAACAACGCCGTCAACGCCTCCGAGCCGATCCTCCAGCGCCTGGGCCACGTCAACCTGACCCGCGAGCACCAGACCCCAGAGTCGAAGCTGCTGGCCGAGCAGCTGGAGCGCATGCCGGTGGAGCAGCTCAGCGGCTTTCTGGTGAAGGCCCTGCAGCCGGAAAGCAAGGTCATGGCCACCATCGACGAGCGCACGTCTGGATACGAGCAGGAACTGCTGGCCATGCCCGGCATCCGCACCGTGCGTATCGCCAAGAACCACGCGCAACTTCGCAGCCTGGTGGACTGCCTGCAGCTGGTGGTGCCACTCAGCGACGAGCGCGCACAGCTGGTTCACGCCGAGGTCAGCCGCATGGCGCTGGAGCGTCAGCAGGCCATCAACGCGGATCATCCCCTGGTGCGTGAATTCTGGGACCTCTTCGAGTTCCTCAACGGCCCGCTCGGCGAACTGACCGGCCAGCTCAACCACTCCCGCAAGAAGGAGTTCGTGGCCGTGAACCTCAACGAGTTCATCGAGATGGCGGCCAACAAGCGGCAGCAACTCCCGATCCTGAGCGAGCTCAAGCGCGTGCTCAAGACGAGCAAGTCACCGAAGTTCATCGAGTCCAACAAGGCCATCAACTCCGTCCGCCAGACCGACGCTTTCGACAAGCCGCGGACGGTGCGCTGCTGGCTGTTCCAACTCGTTTGA
- a CDS encoding DUF7673 family protein: protein MNGYQRWQADLVRIAAEEAERPAIRAAGMEALQRLLPVAQRDTGQSRIVGRFLLSLYNGNAFPFCLTDLRGLDTQLWEDCLALLRLDRRPEVEIHQYVQDGEHVWSDLKQAWA from the coding sequence ATGAACGGATACCAACGTTGGCAGGCAGACCTTGTCCGTATCGCCGCAGAGGAAGCCGAACGGCCGGCGATTCGCGCCGCCGGTATGGAGGCGCTGCAACGTCTTCTGCCGGTAGCCCAGCGCGACACTGGGCAGAGCCGCATCGTCGGGCGCTTCCTGCTGAGCCTCTACAACGGCAACGCCTTCCCCTTCTGTCTCACCGATCTGCGCGGGCTGGACACCCAGCTCTGGGAGGACTGCCTTGCGCTGCTGCGGCTTGACCGCCGGCCAGAGGTGGAAATTCACCAGTACGTCCAGGACGGCGAACACGTCTGGTCCGACCTCAAACAAGCCTGGGCCTGA